The Stratiformator vulcanicus genome has a segment encoding these proteins:
- a CDS encoding metallophosphoesterase family protein, giving the protein MKAFISDIHGNLEALEAVLADIEAQDISEIYCFGDIIGYGPDPIACIDRVMKASNMTLLGNHDQAALFDPEGFNAGAERAIFWTRKILESDRGPSADERWEFLSGLPRMKKEGDFLFVHGSARNPLNEYVFPEDIYNQRKMEKIFGLVDRYCFQGHTHIAGVFTADLDFVAPEETDFRFELSDAKALVNVGSVGQPRNGDPRAQYVTVDDRTVTFRRIEYPLETTRKKIYDIADLDNFLGDRLVDGR; this is encoded by the coding sequence TTGAAGGCGTTCATCAGCGACATTCATGGAAATCTCGAGGCGCTCGAAGCGGTTTTGGCCGACATCGAAGCGCAGGATATTTCTGAAATTTACTGCTTCGGCGATATCATCGGTTACGGCCCCGATCCGATCGCTTGCATTGATCGCGTGATGAAGGCCAGCAACATGACGCTGCTGGGAAATCACGATCAGGCGGCGCTGTTCGACCCCGAGGGCTTCAACGCCGGGGCCGAACGAGCCATTTTCTGGACGCGAAAGATATTGGAGTCGGACCGCGGGCCGAGTGCCGATGAGCGTTGGGAGTTTCTGAGCGGCTTGCCGCGCATGAAGAAGGAGGGGGACTTCCTGTTCGTCCACGGATCAGCCCGCAACCCGCTTAATGAATATGTCTTCCCGGAAGACATCTACAATCAGCGTAAGATGGAAAAGATTTTCGGGCTCGTCGATCGCTACTGTTTTCAAGGGCACACGCACATCGCGGGCGTGTTCACCGCGGACCTCGATTTCGTAGCCCCGGAAGAGACCGACTTTCGGTTCGAACTGTCCGACGCCAAAGCGTTGGTCAACGTCGGTTCGGTTGGTCAGCCTCGAAACGGTGATCCGCGAGCGCAGTATGTGACCGTTGACGATCGCACCGTGACCTTTCGGCGGATCGAATACCCGCTGGAAACCACTCGAAAAAAGATTTACGACATCGCGGACCTCGATAACTTCCTTGGTGACCGCCTCGTCGACGGCCGGTAG
- a CDS encoding glucosyl-3-phosphoglycerate synthase — protein sequence MNSEQWLQERTYHHSSFWDLRQLVEEKRRQGLKISLCLPTLNEAKTIGKVIVILKSALKDQYPLVDEIAVIDSGSTDDTREIAAKFGADVYLAEEHLTEVGDRKGKGENLWKALYLLDGDIICYVDTDIKNIHPRFVYGLVAPLVQNPDIHYVKAFYDRPLAFSQGIRPTGGGRVTEILVRPLFSLFYPELAAIIQPLSGEYAGRRSILEQIPFPVGYGVETAMLIDIYEKLGLSAFAQTDLDTRVHRNQETIALGRMAFGILRTFFNRLTRQERIGLEQALPTIMRQHRVEDGSFEQIEYNIEEFERPPIMEIETYRDKFHSSQKTDPTDAASE from the coding sequence ATGAATTCCGAACAGTGGCTCCAGGAACGGACTTACCATCACTCCTCATTCTGGGATTTGCGGCAACTCGTCGAGGAGAAGCGGCGACAGGGGCTGAAAATATCGTTGTGCCTGCCGACCCTCAACGAAGCCAAGACGATCGGAAAAGTGATCGTCATTTTGAAGAGCGCCCTGAAGGACCAGTATCCACTTGTTGACGAGATCGCCGTCATCGACTCCGGCAGCACAGATGATACGCGAGAAATCGCCGCAAAGTTCGGAGCCGACGTCTACCTTGCCGAGGAGCACCTCACCGAGGTTGGCGATCGCAAAGGCAAAGGTGAGAACCTGTGGAAGGCCCTCTACCTGCTCGATGGCGACATCATCTGTTACGTCGACACCGACATCAAAAACATCCACCCGCGATTCGTCTACGGTCTTGTGGCCCCACTCGTCCAGAATCCGGACATTCATTACGTCAAAGCGTTCTACGATCGTCCGCTCGCGTTCTCGCAGGGCATTCGACCGACCGGCGGCGGACGCGTGACGGAGATACTCGTTCGACCGCTGTTCAGTCTGTTCTATCCGGAGCTCGCCGCGATCATTCAGCCGCTCTCGGGTGAATACGCGGGGCGTCGCTCGATACTCGAACAGATTCCGTTCCCCGTCGGCTACGGCGTCGAAACAGCCATGTTGATCGACATTTACGAAAAACTCGGCCTCTCGGCATTTGCGCAGACCGACCTCGACACTCGCGTGCATCGCAATCAGGAGACGATTGCACTCGGTCGAATGGCCTTCGGCATCCTGCGGACATTTTTTAACCGACTGACCCGTCAGGAACGCATCGGGTTGGAGCAGGCGTTGCCGACGATCATGCGGCAACACCGCGTCGAGGACGGCTCGTTCGAGCAAATCGAATACAACATCGAGGAATTCGAACGCCCGCCAATTATGGAAATCGAAACCTACCGGGATAAGTTTCACTCATCGCAGAAAACAGACCCGACCGATGCGGCAAGCGAATGA
- the epmA gene encoding EF-P lysine aminoacylase EpmA, translating to MSGFVHSDDWRPTTSFDTLRLRAQLLARVREFFRERGYLEVETPLLSRDVVIDTHIDPLTSTVCGERRFLQTSPEFAMKRLLAAGSGPIFQVCKAFRDQEHGARHNPEFTMIEWYAPHSTYFDQMTVTEALVRELAASTGAVATPRLRIGPEKFDRISYIKAFREATNTEILNLNAEALMDLTRDHQLVIPESLDSDEASIDEWRNLLLAELVEPNLGLDRPAFLYDYPATQAALARLKPDGPRVAMRFELYIDGVEICNGYDELLDPAELRVRGAEQNRCRSTLGKPVMPEESRLLDAMDSGLPNCSGVALGFDRLLAVLLGKTSLHEVMPFPFERA from the coding sequence GTGAGCGGGTTCGTTCATTCCGACGATTGGCGACCGACCACGTCTTTCGACACCCTCCGTCTTCGCGCGCAGTTGCTCGCTCGGGTACGCGAGTTTTTTCGCGAACGCGGGTATCTCGAAGTCGAAACACCGCTGTTGTCGCGCGATGTCGTGATCGATACTCACATCGATCCGCTAACTTCGACCGTCTGCGGGGAACGGCGGTTCTTGCAGACGTCGCCCGAGTTCGCGATGAAGCGATTGCTGGCCGCCGGCAGCGGGCCGATCTTTCAAGTTTGCAAAGCCTTTCGAGATCAGGAACATGGTGCCCGGCACAATCCGGAATTCACCATGATTGAATGGTACGCGCCACATAGCACCTACTTCGATCAGATGACGGTCACGGAAGCTCTCGTTCGCGAATTGGCAGCATCGACCGGGGCGGTGGCAACGCCACGCCTCCGTATCGGCCCGGAGAAGTTCGACCGCATCTCCTATATAAAGGCATTCCGCGAGGCGACGAATACGGAGATTCTCAATCTTAATGCCGAAGCATTAATGGATTTGACTCGAGACCATCAGCTCGTCATCCCGGAGTCACTCGATTCGGATGAAGCATCCATTGATGAGTGGCGCAATCTTCTGCTCGCTGAATTGGTCGAACCGAATCTCGGACTTGATCGCCCCGCATTCCTATATGACTATCCGGCAACACAGGCTGCGCTAGCGAGACTGAAACCAGACGGTCCCCGTGTTGCGATGCGATTCGAACTCTATATCGATGGTGTTGAAATCTGTAACGGCTACGACGAATTGCTCGACCCGGCCGAGTTGCGAGTTCGCGGAGCCGAACAAAATCGTTGCCGCTCCACCTTGGGCAAGCCGGTGATGCCGGAAGAGAGCCGTCTGCTCGATGCAATGGACTCGGGGTTGCCGAACTGCTCAGGCGTCGCGCTCGGCTTTGATCGATTGCTGGCCGTATTACTGGGGAAAACTTCTCTCCACGAAGTCATGCCGTTTCCGTTCGAACGCGCTTAA
- a CDS encoding protein-disulfide reductase DsbD family protein yields MTRCLFAVGVILFGSVVNAQPIDLGNFGIGGSASERTPDPEISLSAELTAETLEPGAEATLAVTVKLPKGFYIYSTRPSSALATSIKVSEDAGLQPLDEKFRPDRLPKRVFEPQFNTEVEKFYDQVTWSRDYRITGTLDPADIQVVGDLTGAFCSTGEKGMCIPIRPPREFTVALMSAEQASRDEDETGESTEGGDDFSFSADDFAGSDFSATDFESSDFTDSNADGAGDATEPNSSDDATAEAESNGVVLVNEFEIEAAEGSLAKFLPLAFLGGFILNFMPCVLPVMAIKVMSFVQQAGEDRGRIFALNAVYALGVILVFCLLAALIVLPEYFSGLFGLLGLSGNNFGWGGLFQSQRFNMAMACLVFAMGMSLLGVFEIPIPGFVGSAAGSAQKEGLFGAFLTGIFATLLATPCTGPFVGVTIAWSIQQPPIHTFLVWATMGLGMASPYLVFGIVPGAVKLLPKPGNWMLRLKEFAGFVLMGTVIFVISFIDATYTVPLLIMLLGIAFALWMIGTVQSSTSFEGRLVGYTTAIVVGSFIVGFGYWTSPGESRTTNLVTTGGLQPIGNDDEQRPPVKAAVETSELPWETFSTNRLNDLRSTGRTVLIDFTADWCANCKVNENLALNTEKTYEFVQEHDVITLLADATHEDAEISMWLDRFRTSGLPLTVIFPGDRPNEPILLHSVYSQSALLSKLEEAVSTDIAALPTEQK; encoded by the coding sequence ATGACTCGCTGCCTGTTTGCCGTCGGCGTAATTCTGTTCGGCTCGGTCGTTAATGCGCAGCCGATCGACCTCGGAAATTTCGGTATCGGTGGCTCCGCTTCAGAACGGACACCCGACCCCGAGATTTCGCTCTCGGCGGAGTTGACCGCCGAAACGTTGGAACCTGGTGCGGAGGCGACGTTGGCGGTCACCGTCAAGCTCCCGAAGGGCTTCTACATTTACTCGACGCGGCCATCGTCCGCTTTGGCGACCTCGATCAAAGTTTCTGAGGACGCCGGCCTTCAGCCGCTCGATGAGAAGTTTCGTCCCGACCGACTGCCAAAGCGGGTGTTCGAGCCTCAGTTCAACACTGAGGTGGAGAAGTTCTACGACCAAGTAACGTGGTCGCGTGATTACCGCATCACCGGGACCCTCGATCCGGCAGACATCCAAGTCGTCGGCGATCTGACCGGGGCGTTTTGCAGCACCGGCGAGAAAGGCATGTGCATTCCGATTCGGCCGCCACGAGAGTTTACGGTGGCGTTGATGTCGGCTGAGCAAGCCTCGCGCGACGAGGATGAGACCGGCGAATCGACCGAAGGGGGCGATGATTTTTCGTTCTCAGCCGATGACTTCGCAGGCTCTGACTTCTCCGCAACTGACTTTGAATCGAGTGACTTTACCGACAGCAACGCTGACGGTGCGGGGGACGCAACTGAACCGAACAGTAGCGATGACGCGACCGCCGAAGCCGAGAGCAACGGGGTCGTATTGGTTAACGAGTTCGAGATCGAAGCGGCCGAAGGAAGTCTCGCGAAGTTCTTGCCGCTGGCCTTCCTCGGCGGCTTTATCCTCAATTTTATGCCGTGCGTGTTGCCGGTCATGGCGATTAAGGTGATGAGCTTCGTGCAACAGGCGGGCGAAGATCGCGGCCGCATCTTCGCGCTCAATGCCGTATACGCACTCGGGGTGATTCTCGTCTTCTGCCTGCTCGCAGCTCTCATCGTCTTGCCGGAGTACTTCAGCGGCTTGTTCGGGCTGCTTGGATTGTCGGGCAATAACTTCGGATGGGGCGGACTCTTCCAGAGCCAACGCTTCAACATGGCAATGGCCTGCCTCGTCTTTGCGATGGGGATGAGTCTGCTCGGCGTCTTCGAAATTCCGATACCGGGATTCGTCGGCTCCGCTGCTGGCTCAGCTCAAAAAGAAGGCCTGTTCGGAGCCTTTCTGACAGGCATCTTCGCGACGCTACTGGCGACCCCCTGCACCGGACCGTTTGTCGGCGTCACAATCGCCTGGAGTATTCAGCAGCCGCCGATCCATACCTTTCTAGTTTGGGCGACGATGGGGCTCGGCATGGCGTCGCCTTATCTCGTCTTCGGTATTGTTCCGGGGGCGGTCAAATTGCTGCCCAAACCCGGCAACTGGATGCTGAGATTGAAGGAGTTCGCCGGGTTCGTACTTATGGGGACTGTGATCTTCGTGATCTCGTTTATCGACGCTACTTACACCGTGCCGCTACTGATCATGCTGCTCGGAATCGCGTTTGCTTTGTGGATGATCGGCACCGTTCAGTCGAGCACATCCTTTGAGGGTCGACTGGTTGGCTATACGACGGCGATCGTCGTCGGTAGTTTCATTGTCGGGTTCGGGTACTGGACGTCACCGGGTGAGTCGCGAACAACGAATCTCGTCACCACTGGCGGACTGCAACCAATCGGCAATGACGACGAACAACGACCGCCTGTTAAAGCGGCGGTCGAGACGAGCGAACTCCCTTGGGAGACCTTTTCGACAAACCGGTTAAACGATCTTCGCAGCACCGGTCGGACGGTATTAATCGATTTCACAGCCGATTGGTGTGCGAACTGCAAAGTGAATGAAAATCTCGCGCTTAATACAGAGAAAACGTACGAGTTCGTTCAGGAACACGATGTCATCACCCTGCTTGCCGATGCGACGCACGAGGACGCCGAGATTTCAATGTGGCTCGATCGCTTTAGGACATCAGGCTTACCGCTGACCGTGATTTTCCCTGGCGACCGGCCCAATGAGCCAATCCTGCTGCACTCTGTCTACTCGCAATCGGCATTACTGTCGAAGCTTGAGGAAGCCGTTTCGACCGACATCGCGGCTTTGCCGACCGAACAGAAGTGA
- a CDS encoding YidC/Oxa1 family insertase periplasmic-domain containing protein, with protein MDHQKRLVLFMVISCAFLLVWTYIRPAPVPNRNKPAEVEAPELAARPPVEALRPGQQPARPAGLPDHPNEIISLGSLDPNSGYFMRVNVTSRGAAVESVELNDPRYRDLDDRKRSLRVVGTNAADVPTLATDIPLINAQLPNDERTQSIDWKVIERIKDEQSPNITRGVVLGLKSPDGSFEVRKRYVLRRGVDVDEIPESGPTEAQRDKVPAGYLVDSALQFRNLTGGQTSVRYELQGPTGLPLENEAHTSKYRDLELGFIEPDGGFNDVQFSAGAVVERADAVREALVAGQAPPTDDWTDPLRYAGVEIQYFVALVFPTRPDGVTAAEMPIIDRTVPDLITADDKKAAKSDISLRMRSVDIDLPPNGEKIHRFTLYAGPQRKDLLKPLGAGSVMDLGWFWFVSEAMLYLLHFLHDVGIPYGFAIICMTVLVRSAMFPLSRKQAISAARMKDLQPKIEELKKKYGEDREKLGRAQMELFAKEGINPIAGCLPIVLQLPIFIGLYSALNNSVDLRMAHFFYIDNLAAPDQLFHLPFELPILNTSAFNLLPIITVVLFYFQQKLFMPPATSPEQEMQYKMMSVMPLFMGFFFYHVPAGLCVYFISSSLWSVAERKLLAKHRKPDDPPAESDDAPVNKFAKEKAKKPKSFWSKLLESVDEAKREAELSDSGGRNNGRGRNDGKSGGGGGRRKKSKSPR; from the coding sequence ATGGATCATCAAAAGCGCCTTGTGCTTTTCATGGTCATTTCGTGCGCATTTCTGCTCGTCTGGACTTACATCCGGCCTGCGCCCGTGCCGAATCGAAACAAGCCCGCCGAGGTGGAAGCCCCCGAACTGGCGGCCCGTCCGCCGGTCGAGGCACTGCGACCGGGGCAACAACCCGCGCGGCCGGCCGGGTTGCCCGATCATCCCAACGAAATCATCAGTCTCGGTTCACTCGACCCGAACTCGGGTTATTTCATGCGGGTCAACGTGACCTCGCGCGGCGCCGCGGTCGAGTCGGTCGAACTCAACGATCCGCGCTATCGCGATCTTGATGACCGGAAACGCTCGCTCCGTGTTGTCGGTACGAACGCGGCCGATGTTCCGACACTCGCCACAGACATCCCCTTGATCAATGCCCAGTTGCCAAATGACGAACGGACGCAGTCGATCGACTGGAAGGTCATTGAGCGCATCAAGGACGAGCAAAGCCCGAACATCACACGTGGCGTTGTCCTCGGCCTCAAGTCGCCCGACGGCTCTTTCGAAGTCCGCAAGCGGTATGTTCTTCGCCGCGGCGTCGATGTCGATGAAATCCCGGAATCAGGCCCGACGGAAGCGCAGCGGGATAAAGTTCCGGCAGGCTACCTTGTCGACTCCGCATTGCAGTTTCGAAATTTGACCGGCGGGCAGACGTCAGTTCGCTACGAATTGCAGGGGCCAACTGGACTGCCGCTGGAAAATGAAGCTCACACCAGCAAGTACCGCGACTTGGAGTTGGGCTTCATTGAACCGGATGGCGGATTTAACGACGTGCAGTTCAGCGCGGGCGCCGTCGTTGAGAGAGCCGATGCCGTGCGCGAAGCGCTGGTTGCCGGTCAGGCCCCGCCGACGGACGATTGGACCGACCCTCTGCGGTACGCCGGTGTCGAGATTCAGTATTTCGTCGCGTTGGTATTTCCGACGCGGCCCGACGGCGTGACCGCTGCGGAAATGCCGATCATTGACCGGACGGTACCTGATCTAATCACCGCGGACGACAAGAAAGCGGCAAAAAGCGATATCAGCCTGCGGATGCGATCGGTCGATATCGACCTGCCGCCGAACGGCGAAAAAATTCACCGCTTTACCCTTTATGCCGGACCGCAGCGCAAGGACCTTCTTAAGCCTCTCGGCGCTGGTTCCGTCATGGACCTCGGTTGGTTCTGGTTCGTCAGCGAGGCGATGCTCTACCTGCTGCATTTCCTGCACGACGTCGGCATTCCGTACGGTTTCGCGATTATCTGCATGACGGTGCTGGTTCGATCGGCGATGTTCCCGCTGTCTCGGAAGCAAGCCATCAGCGCCGCACGCATGAAGGATTTGCAGCCGAAGATTGAAGAACTCAAAAAGAAGTACGGCGAAGATCGGGAGAAGCTCGGCCGGGCGCAAATGGAACTGTTCGCCAAAGAAGGCATCAATCCGATCGCGGGATGCCTGCCGATCGTGCTGCAATTACCGATCTTTATCGGTCTGTATTCCGCCTTAAATAACTCTGTCGATCTGCGGATGGCGCACTTCTTTTACATCGACAATCTCGCCGCGCCCGACCAATTGTTTCACCTTCCGTTCGAATTGCCGATTCTTAATACATCCGCATTTAATTTGCTGCCGATCATCACGGTCGTGTTGTTCTACTTCCAGCAGAAATTGTTTATGCCGCCGGCGACATCTCCTGAGCAGGAGATGCAGTATAAAATGATGAGCGTCATGCCGCTCTTCATGGGCTTCTTCTTTTATCACGTGCCGGCCGGGCTGTGCGTTTACTTTATCTCCTCGAGTTTGTGGAGCGTGGCCGAGCGAAAGTTGCTGGCGAAGCACCGTAAACCTGATGATCCGCCGGCGGAGTCTGACGATGCGCCGGTGAATAAATTCGCGAAAGAGAAAGCGAAAAAGCCGAAGAGTTTCTGGTCGAAACTTCTCGAAAGCGTCGACGAAGCAAAGCGCGAAGCCGAATTGAGCGACAGCGGAGGTCGAAACAATGGCCGAGGACGCAACGACGGCAAGTCCGGTGGCGGTGGAGGCCGACGCAAAAAGTCTAAATCACCTCGCTAA
- a CDS encoding tRNA modification GTPase yields the protein MRIDLDDVIAAVASPAGRAIRGIVRASGPGLVDVVSKCFRATDGTKLNDVAGPKRIPGRLRLADTQVDLPTALHYWPTRRSFTGQPAAEFHTFGSPPLLELIVTTLCRNGARPARPGEFTLRAFLAGRLDLTEAEAVLGVIDATAPDELDIALRQLAGGLSGRLATVRQSLIELLGDLEAGLDFVEEDIEFVTRDDIASRLSVASQVLSRIASDAGSRMTDATRPVVVLAGLPNAGKSSLFNALIGREQAVVSPIAGTTRDYLSAQITCGELNVEIVDTAGWEHRIDDLSTQAQTLRLEQLRRADLILWCVPADLDEVECQADDQLRRDSQFDQDRLLVVGTKCDVAASATGRDDVSQTMPVVSIHQPRTLADLTNRIGQIISKGQGTRTEMIGATAARSEDTVRRALSGVQSAILAAESGAGDEIVAAEIREALTAIAEMLGETYTDDILDVVFSKFCIGK from the coding sequence ATGCGAATCGATCTCGATGACGTCATTGCGGCGGTCGCTTCCCCGGCGGGACGTGCAATTCGCGGAATCGTGCGGGCGTCCGGACCGGGTTTGGTCGACGTCGTTTCGAAGTGCTTTCGAGCAACCGACGGAACGAAGCTGAACGATGTCGCCGGGCCGAAGCGCATTCCCGGTCGACTTCGCCTAGCTGATACTCAGGTCGATCTTCCCACGGCCCTTCACTATTGGCCGACGCGGCGGAGCTTTACCGGCCAACCGGCGGCGGAGTTTCACACGTTCGGCTCACCGCCGCTTCTTGAACTTATTGTGACGACCCTTTGCCGCAACGGTGCCCGCCCGGCCCGCCCCGGCGAGTTCACCCTCCGCGCATTTCTGGCCGGTCGGCTTGACCTGACAGAGGCAGAAGCAGTGCTCGGCGTCATTGATGCCACGGCGCCGGACGAGCTCGATATCGCCCTGCGGCAACTTGCCGGCGGACTATCGGGACGGCTGGCAACGGTCCGACAAAGCCTGATCGAACTGCTTGGCGACCTAGAAGCCGGTTTGGACTTTGTCGAGGAAGACATTGAATTCGTTACTCGCGACGACATCGCAAGCCGACTTAGTGTCGCCAGTCAAGTTCTCAGTCGAATCGCGTCGGACGCGGGCAGCCGCATGACCGATGCCACAAGACCGGTTGTCGTATTGGCAGGACTACCGAACGCGGGTAAAAGTTCGCTGTTCAATGCGCTGATCGGACGTGAGCAGGCCGTTGTTTCACCGATCGCGGGCACGACACGCGATTACCTCTCCGCACAAATCACCTGCGGCGAACTTAACGTCGAGATCGTCGATACCGCCGGTTGGGAACACCGCATTGATGACCTGTCGACGCAAGCTCAAACGCTACGACTTGAGCAGTTGCGCAGAGCCGATCTCATTTTGTGGTGTGTACCGGCCGACTTGGATGAGGTTGAATGTCAGGCCGATGATCAGCTTCGTCGCGACTCTCAATTCGACCAGGACCGGCTCTTGGTTGTCGGCACGAAGTGCGATGTTGCCGCATCGGCGACGGGTCGGGATGATGTCAGTCAAACAATGCCTGTGGTCTCGATTCATCAGCCACGAACTCTCGCCGATCTTACAAATCGCATCGGCCAAATCATCAGTAAAGGGCAAGGCACGCGGACGGAAATGATTGGTGCAACGGCGGCTCGCTCAGAAGATACCGTCCGGCGAGCGCTCAGCGGCGTGCAAAGTGCGATCCTCGCGGCAGAGTCAGGCGCGGGGGACGAAATCGTCGCAGCCGAAATCCGTGAAGCATTAACCGCAATCGCCGAAATGCTCGGCGAAACCTATACCGACGACATCCTCGATGTTGTTTTCTCGAAGTTCTGCATCGGTAAGTAA
- a CDS encoding ribonuclease domain-containing protein, producing MIDPDSNPKQPHASAPPHRYRFGLKEWVALAVIACCFFAYDQLTAPQDDAKQEIEQTADDLEAEAVEPTTNRAAESPKADASAEIESSELSGKVKAFVSSSETLVEYQIERGRRVCVVAAKEQIVVRSDGGGLTLAGQTQPDQVVRLDCDHNGTIIGRPADATIVRKIVVPKGTVRVLGTANDKKAVLLLLGDSRVVRGPPIRGVPLPGKLGTLAFDRIRPGMLIAERAAGDVAENCFPNLLVPPDTIENAVVKDFGRTVYTGPIDVSETYQRLALRKRFPHNNDGSVFQNRERRLPRQRPGYYREYVHPTEGKRGPGPQRLVIGRAGDIWYTGDHYESFEAVLEP from the coding sequence ATGATTGACCCGGACAGTAATCCGAAGCAACCTCACGCCTCGGCTCCGCCACATCGTTATCGATTCGGGCTGAAGGAGTGGGTGGCGTTGGCGGTCATCGCCTGTTGTTTCTTCGCCTACGACCAGTTGACCGCTCCCCAAGACGACGCGAAGCAAGAAATCGAGCAGACGGCTGACGACCTCGAAGCAGAGGCTGTCGAACCGACGACGAACCGCGCAGCCGAATCTCCGAAAGCGGACGCATCTGCCGAGATTGAGAGCAGCGAACTCTCTGGCAAAGTCAAAGCGTTTGTCAGTAGTTCGGAGACGCTCGTTGAGTATCAGATCGAGCGCGGACGACGTGTGTGTGTCGTTGCGGCAAAGGAACAGATCGTCGTTCGATCGGACGGCGGTGGTCTGACGCTGGCGGGGCAAACCCAACCGGATCAAGTGGTCCGACTTGATTGCGACCATAACGGAACGATCATCGGGCGACCGGCCGACGCAACGATTGTGCGAAAGATTGTCGTTCCGAAGGGAACCGTGCGAGTGCTGGGAACTGCGAACGACAAGAAAGCGGTTCTACTTCTCTTAGGTGATTCTCGAGTCGTCCGAGGTCCTCCCATACGCGGCGTCCCACTTCCTGGCAAACTCGGGACGCTCGCGTTCGACCGGATTCGCCCAGGTATGTTGATCGCCGAACGGGCAGCCGGGGATGTCGCCGAAAACTGCTTTCCGAACTTGCTCGTCCCGCCCGACACGATCGAAAACGCAGTCGTGAAGGACTTCGGTCGCACGGTCTATACCGGCCCGATCGATGTCAGCGAGACCTATCAACGTCTTGCTCTCCGCAAACGTTTTCCGCACAACAATGATGGTTCGGTATTCCAGAATCGTGAGCGACGCCTGCCGCGGCAACGGCCCGGTTACTATCGCGAATACGTCCATCCGACCGAAGGCAAGCGCGGTCCCGGCCCGCAACGTCTCGTCATCGGACGAGCCGGCGACATCTGGTACACCGGCGATCACTATGAGTCGTTCGAAGCTGTCTTGGAGCCGTGA